From one Paeniglutamicibacter psychrophenolicus genomic stretch:
- a CDS encoding ABC transporter ATP-binding protein encodes MSGHDALMEDRRAPATAPLGIVPAPADRGPAPRLPKLVTGKRRGLFLALLALATGCGALGVAIALLVGALVTGAAVLPLATGIGALILLLGAGRYSERVLAEKLGQHYVAQLRLSLISHSLLAPKVPSVGITVARASNDLSSVRNWVAQGIAPLLAGIPLVLISMAGLFALHPALALALGVPVLVLAGVLLLLARPAYERARTLRRHRGNLAARIADTVAASSAVVAAGGVSRELSRVEASGNRVVDAAVARARLAAVLRACSLGMPLLATAVVVLVSRTAALGPGHIATALTLLGLCAAPVGEWGRIVEYRQNYRAASRIIAPLLAEEGTLSADPRLRPGATRAAAEIQASRISGVWLRGVELDGRPVPELDAKPGDRIRMVGADARARGELFGMLATARTAGGPILGDLGEDAAGRGAGYVVAGVVPAAVAEKKRRRLIGAAFASMVPERGTVLRALRYRRPEASPAKALALAARLGLDAASLEHGETTLLRRGGMPLDAAQRAGLMVARAMLGSPELLLLNEIDSHLDAAARRELEAMLQSYRGVVIVGSDAAWCSGYREWDLDGPAA; translated from the coding sequence GTGAGCGGCCACGACGCACTGATGGAGGACCGCCGGGCCCCGGCCACGGCGCCGCTGGGCATCGTTCCGGCCCCCGCGGACCGGGGACCGGCCCCGCGCCTGCCGAAGCTGGTCACCGGCAAGCGCCGCGGGCTGTTCCTTGCGCTGCTGGCCCTGGCCACCGGCTGCGGAGCCCTCGGGGTGGCCATCGCACTGCTGGTCGGCGCACTGGTGACCGGGGCAGCGGTGCTGCCGCTGGCCACGGGCATCGGGGCACTGATCCTGCTGCTGGGCGCCGGCCGCTACTCCGAACGCGTGCTTGCCGAAAAGCTGGGGCAGCACTACGTGGCGCAGCTGCGCCTGTCGCTGATCTCCCACTCCCTGCTGGCCCCCAAGGTGCCCTCGGTGGGCATCACCGTGGCGCGGGCCAGCAACGACCTCTCCTCGGTGCGCAACTGGGTAGCCCAGGGCATCGCCCCGCTGCTGGCCGGCATCCCGCTGGTGCTCATCTCCATGGCCGGGCTCTTCGCCCTCCACCCGGCCCTGGCCCTGGCCCTGGGGGTTCCAGTGCTGGTGCTGGCCGGCGTCCTGCTGCTCCTGGCCCGCCCCGCCTACGAGCGGGCCCGGACCCTGCGCCGGCACCGCGGAAACCTGGCCGCGCGCATCGCCGACACCGTCGCCGCGTCCTCCGCCGTGGTCGCCGCCGGCGGCGTGTCCCGCGAGCTGTCACGGGTGGAAGCCAGCGGCAACAGGGTCGTGGACGCCGCGGTGGCACGGGCCCGGCTGGCCGCGGTGCTTCGCGCCTGTTCACTGGGCATGCCGCTGCTGGCCACCGCCGTGGTGGTGCTGGTCTCGCGGACCGCGGCCCTGGGCCCCGGGCACATCGCCACGGCCCTGACGCTGCTGGGGCTGTGCGCTGCCCCGGTGGGCGAATGGGGGCGCATCGTGGAGTACCGGCAGAACTACCGGGCTGCCTCCCGGATCATTGCCCCGCTGCTGGCAGAAGAAGGCACGCTGTCGGCCGACCCCCGGCTGCGCCCGGGAGCGACTCGGGCCGCCGCCGAGATCCAGGCCTCGCGAATCTCCGGGGTGTGGCTGCGCGGGGTGGAACTCGACGGCAGGCCCGTCCCGGAGCTGGACGCCAAGCCCGGGGACCGGATCCGGATGGTTGGTGCTGACGCGCGGGCCCGCGGGGAACTGTTCGGCATGCTCGCCACGGCACGCACCGCCGGAGGCCCGATCCTCGGGGACCTGGGGGAAGATGCAGCAGGACGGGGTGCCGGCTACGTGGTGGCAGGGGTGGTGCCCGCGGCCGTTGCGGAGAAGAAACGCCGCCGGCTCATCGGCGCGGCCTTCGCCTCCATGGTGCCCGAGCGCGGAACCGTCCTTCGGGCCCTGCGCTACCGCCGGCCCGAGGCAAGCCCCGCCAAGGCGCTGGCGCTGGCCGCGCGGCTGGGGCTCGACGCAGCTTCGCTGGAACACGGGGAAACCACGCTTTTGCGCCGCGGCGGGATGCCGCTGGATGCCGCCCAACGCGCCGGGCTCATGGTCGCCCGCGCGATGCTCGGCTCCCCGGAGCTGCTGCTGCTCAACGAGATCGACTCCCACCTCGACGCCGCTGCCCGGCGCGAGCTGGAGGCCATGCTGCAGTCCTACCGCGGCGTGGTGATCGTCGGCTCCGATGCCGCATGGTGCTCCGGCTACCGGGAATGGGACCTGGACGGGCCGGCGGCCTGA
- a CDS encoding TetR/AcrR family transcriptional regulator — MSEPSAPRTRVRATDSKHRLFTASMELIGARGHHEVSVDEIAKAAGVSKGTVYYNFGSKSELIGELLNYGAAILFERFERAAEVPDAADGLRLMIADALEFIAEYPSFAQLWISEQWQADSDWAAALATLRHEVIALVRNALARMAADGPPARLAPAVDLGTLATAIFGAALILGRDRLVFHPERSVESCVEAVMAFTAPLR, encoded by the coding sequence ATGAGTGAACCAAGCGCCCCGCGCACCCGCGTGCGGGCCACCGATTCGAAGCACCGCCTGTTCACCGCCTCCATGGAGCTGATCGGTGCGCGCGGGCACCACGAGGTGAGCGTAGATGAGATCGCCAAGGCCGCCGGGGTCTCCAAGGGCACGGTCTACTACAATTTCGGTTCCAAGTCCGAGCTGATCGGCGAGCTGTTGAACTACGGGGCTGCGATCCTCTTTGAGCGCTTCGAGCGGGCCGCCGAGGTCCCCGACGCCGCCGACGGCTTGCGGCTGATGATCGCCGACGCCCTGGAATTCATTGCCGAATACCCGTCGTTTGCGCAGCTGTGGATCTCCGAGCAATGGCAGGCCGACAGCGACTGGGCCGCCGCGCTGGCCACGCTGCGCCACGAGGTGATCGCCCTGGTGCGCAACGCCCTGGCCCGGATGGCCGCGGACGGCCCGCCGGCCCGCCTCGCACCGGCGGTGGACCTGGGCACCCTGGCCACCGCGATCTTCGGTGCGGCACTGATCCTGGGACGGGACCGGCTGGTGTTCCACCCCGAACGCAGCGTCGAAAGCTGCGTGGAGGCGGTCATGGCCTTCACCGCGCCGCTGCGCTGA
- a CDS encoding DUF1611 domain-containing protein, with product MSISPSLETRTIDAAPADEGQLRHLQLGARRALEIRAAYTTRFVATEFSKRPEDFHLIAGADVHPQPGDVVIARVAEIGKHTRLESPVSRRQLMFVGQEIMVAYGNRYAPDQFLAHVPETLEPCHLVAGGGLAGYVTEMHASIDAATAIEPVGLLATKDGVVNLRDFAPLQVGTPSLAVVRAVGAPRPPVIAVLGTSMNSGKSTTLGCLVNGLANAGLHVAAGKATGTGAGNDPNLFIDAGAFPVCDFTDFGYPTTFKLAYEQVRDLLAAMIDEQAASGADVVVIEIADGLYQGETSRLLRDPLFAACVDTVVFSAQDALGARAGLDVLQDAGVPVAAVSGLLTASPLATAEAAAQLEVPVIDTYSLCNPEVATALVPVRADSL from the coding sequence ATGAGCATCAGCCCCAGCCTTGAAACCCGCACCATCGATGCAGCCCCGGCCGACGAAGGCCAATTGCGCCACCTGCAGCTCGGGGCCCGGCGGGCGCTGGAGATCCGTGCCGCCTACACGACCCGCTTCGTGGCCACCGAGTTCTCCAAGCGACCCGAGGACTTCCACCTGATCGCCGGTGCGGATGTGCACCCGCAGCCCGGGGACGTGGTCATCGCCCGTGTCGCCGAAATCGGCAAGCACACCCGCCTCGAATCCCCGGTCTCCCGGCGCCAGCTGATGTTCGTCGGCCAGGAGATCATGGTCGCCTACGGCAACCGCTACGCCCCGGACCAGTTCCTGGCCCACGTGCCCGAGACCCTGGAGCCCTGCCACCTGGTGGCAGGCGGCGGGCTGGCCGGATACGTCACCGAAATGCACGCCTCGATCGACGCGGCCACCGCGATCGAACCGGTAGGCCTGCTCGCCACCAAGGACGGCGTGGTGAACCTGCGCGACTTCGCCCCGCTGCAGGTCGGCACCCCGTCGCTGGCCGTGGTCCGCGCCGTGGGCGCCCCGCGCCCTCCGGTCATTGCGGTGCTGGGCACCTCGATGAACTCGGGCAAGTCCACCACGCTGGGCTGCCTGGTCAACGGGCTGGCCAACGCCGGGCTGCACGTGGCGGCGGGCAAGGCCACCGGCACCGGGGCCGGCAACGACCCGAACCTGTTCATCGACGCCGGCGCGTTCCCGGTCTGCGACTTCACCGACTTCGGCTACCCCACCACCTTCAAGCTCGCCTACGAGCAGGTCCGCGACCTGCTGGCCGCGATGATCGACGAGCAGGCCGCCTCCGGCGCCGACGTGGTCGTCATCGAGATCGCCGACGGCCTGTACCAGGGCGAGACCTCCAGGCTGCTGCGCGACCCGCTCTTCGCCGCCTGCGTGGACACCGTGGTGTTCTCCGCCCAGGACGCATTGGGTGCCCGTGCCGGGCTGGACGTGCTGCAGGATGCCGGGGTGCCGGTTGCCGCTGTCTCCGGCCTGCTCACCGCCTCCCCGCTGGCCACCGCGGAAGCCGCGGCCCAGCTTGAGGTCCCGGTCATCGACACCTACTCCCTGTGCAACCCCGAGGTCGCCACCGCCCTGGTCCCGGTGCGCGCCGACTCGCTGTGA
- a CDS encoding SixA phosphatase family protein, translating into MSDHHLKRLVLLRHAKSDYPLGVSDHDRPLAARGNREAPAAGAWLREHDVVPDYIVLSDAQRTRATCAWVISELGEKAPTPYMDSRIYGASSTRLCAIINETPDTVTTLLVIGHQPVLQELAMRLASADSDEEAVYELAMNYPTLGLAVLQTEKSWAEIDGRDMRVTEFVVPR; encoded by the coding sequence ATGAGTGACCACCACCTGAAGCGACTCGTGTTGCTGCGCCATGCCAAGAGTGACTACCCGCTGGGTGTGTCCGACCATGACCGGCCGCTGGCCGCCCGCGGCAACCGCGAGGCGCCCGCCGCCGGTGCCTGGCTGCGCGAGCACGACGTGGTCCCCGACTACATCGTGCTCTCCGATGCCCAGCGGACCCGCGCCACCTGCGCGTGGGTCATCAGCGAGCTGGGCGAAAAGGCCCCCACGCCCTACATGGACTCGCGCATCTACGGCGCCTCGAGCACCAGGTTGTGCGCCATCATCAACGAAACACCCGACACCGTCACCACGCTGCTGGTCATTGGGCACCAGCCGGTGCTGCAGGAACTGGCCATGCGCCTGGCCTCGGCAGACTCGGACGAGGAAGCGGTCTACGAGCTGGCCATGAACTACCCGACGCTGGGACTCGCCGTGCTGCAGACCGAGAAGTCGTGGGCGGAAATCGACGGAAGGGACATGAGGGTCACCGAATTCGTGGTCCCGCGCTGA
- a CDS encoding YhgE/Pip family protein, producing MTTLRLALSELKRMTSGALPRIAIIAMCLVPLLYGALYLYANWDPYAHLDNVKAAIVNLDTGSTKDGKELQVGDDVTKELLQDGTFGWTVVASEDAANAGVASGDYAFSMTIPKDFSANLASPGDFEKARQAILKITTNDANNYMVGTFADKLAGQVHNTVAKEVGTQTADALLSGFSDIHSSMAKAADGAGELHTGTVKLSDGVTTLADGVGSLQDGAIKLDTGAADLADGADTLHEGTGTLVAGQKKLVSGTDKLADGADALAAGTSELNTGLGELKSKTSSLPAKTAQLDGGAQKAADASKKLSSGAAQVAAGNKALDDKVTQAADTLTALEKDAESRIDSATDTLDARLDTLVKDGVLTRDQAQKLRSDVKDAAASSGVANQVADTRKQLTTARSQISALADGSAQVAAGARELSGGLRTLADGTHQLAGAMPALKTGIRDAAAGASKLNGGAHTLATGAGTLADGQHDALAGATKLDSGAGSLAEGADTLHAGTSSLVSGVGELREGVGELGDGATELRDGSGELSTKLADGTDEVPNPDAAAREQVSSVIGDPVDIARTDQAKAGVYGEGLAPFFMTLAIWIGAFILVQIMRPITKRALASNAANWKIAIGGWLPFLGISMLQGTILYAVVLYGLGLDTAHPWMTWGLFLLASMAFTAIIQGICALAGTPGKMVVLVLMVLQLVSSGGTFPWETTPEALHVAHRWLPMGHVVTGLRHLMYGADLSVLGPIVAGLIGYTVLGLVASTVAVRLHKTWSLKTLHPELSA from the coding sequence ATGACCACGTTGCGCCTCGCCCTGTCCGAACTCAAGCGCATGACCTCCGGGGCCCTGCCCCGGATCGCAATCATCGCCATGTGCCTGGTTCCGCTGCTCTACGGAGCCCTGTACCTCTACGCGAACTGGGACCCGTACGCGCACCTGGACAACGTCAAGGCCGCCATCGTGAACCTCGATACGGGCTCCACCAAGGACGGCAAGGAACTGCAGGTCGGAGACGACGTCACCAAGGAATTGCTGCAGGACGGCACCTTCGGCTGGACGGTGGTTGCTTCCGAGGACGCGGCCAACGCCGGGGTCGCCTCCGGCGACTATGCATTCTCCATGACCATCCCGAAGGACTTCTCGGCGAACCTTGCCTCCCCGGGCGACTTCGAAAAGGCCAGGCAGGCCATCTTGAAGATCACCACCAACGACGCCAACAACTACATGGTCGGCACCTTCGCCGACAAGCTCGCCGGACAGGTCCACAACACCGTGGCCAAGGAGGTCGGCACACAGACCGCCGACGCCCTGCTGTCCGGTTTCTCCGACATCCACTCGTCCATGGCCAAGGCCGCGGACGGCGCCGGGGAACTGCACACCGGGACCGTCAAGCTCTCCGACGGGGTCACCACGCTGGCCGACGGCGTGGGGAGCCTGCAGGACGGGGCCATCAAGCTCGACACCGGTGCCGCGGACCTTGCGGACGGAGCCGACACCCTGCACGAGGGGACCGGCACCCTGGTGGCCGGGCAGAAGAAACTGGTTTCCGGGACCGACAAGCTCGCCGACGGCGCCGATGCCCTCGCGGCGGGCACCTCCGAGCTGAACACGGGGCTGGGCGAACTGAAGTCCAAGACCTCCTCGCTTCCGGCCAAGACGGCGCAGCTCGATGGCGGGGCGCAAAAAGCCGCCGATGCCTCCAAGAAGCTTTCCTCCGGTGCCGCCCAGGTCGCTGCCGGCAACAAGGCCCTGGATGACAAGGTCACGCAGGCGGCCGACACCCTCACGGCCCTGGAGAAGGATGCCGAGAGCCGCATTGATTCGGCCACCGACACGTTGGATGCCCGGCTGGACACCTTGGTGAAGGACGGGGTCCTCACCCGGGACCAGGCACAGAAGCTCCGCAGCGACGTCAAGGACGCCGCCGCCTCCAGCGGCGTGGCCAACCAGGTCGCCGACACCAGGAAGCAGCTGACCACCGCCCGATCGCAGATCTCCGCGCTCGCCGACGGGTCGGCCCAGGTCGCCGCGGGTGCCAGGGAACTCTCCGGCGGGCTGAGGACCCTCGCAGACGGAACCCACCAGCTGGCCGGGGCCATGCCCGCACTGAAGACGGGCATCCGGGATGCCGCTGCCGGCGCGTCCAAGCTCAACGGCGGCGCCCACACCCTGGCCACCGGGGCAGGCACCCTGGCCGACGGGCAGCACGACGCACTGGCCGGGGCCACGAAGCTCGACTCCGGCGCCGGATCGCTGGCCGAGGGTGCCGACACCCTGCACGCGGGCACCTCCTCGTTGGTTTCCGGGGTCGGCGAGCTGCGCGAGGGCGTGGGCGAGCTGGGCGACGGCGCCACCGAATTACGCGACGGCTCCGGGGAGCTGTCCACCAAGCTGGCCGACGGCACCGACGAGGTGCCCAACCCGGATGCCGCGGCCCGCGAGCAGGTCTCCTCGGTCATCGGGGACCCCGTGGACATTGCCCGCACCGACCAGGCCAAGGCCGGGGTGTACGGCGAGGGACTGGCCCCGTTCTTCATGACCCTTGCCATCTGGATCGGTGCCTTCATCCTGGTGCAGATCATGCGCCCCATCACCAAGCGCGCGCTGGCCTCCAACGCCGCGAACTGGAAGATCGCCATCGGCGGCTGGCTGCCGTTCCTGGGCATCTCGATGCTCCAGGGCACCATCCTCTACGCCGTGGTGCTCTACGGACTGGGCCTGGACACCGCCCACCCGTGGATGACCTGGGGGCTGTTCCTGCTGGCCTCCATGGCGTTCACCGCGATCATCCAGGGCATCTGTGCGCTGGCAGGGACCCCGGGAAAGATGGTGGTGTTGGTGCTGATGGTGCTGCAGCTGGTCTCCTCCGGCGGCACCTTCCCGTGGGAAACCACCCCCGAGGCGCTGCACGTGGCGCACCGCTGGCTGCCCATGGGGCACGTGGTCACGGGCCTGCGCCACCTGATGTACGGGGCCGACCTTTCGGTGCTCGGACCCATCGTGGCGGGCCTCATCGGCTACACCGTGCTGGGCCTGGTGGCCAGCACCGTGGCGGTACGATTGCATAAGACCTGGTCCCTGAAAACCCTGCATCCGGAGCTGAGCGCATGA
- a CDS encoding alpha/beta hydrolase, with protein sequence MALDEATTALLRAAQNSEAVPFHSLSPVEARRQTSARGALAAPGPELEETRDLLLSVAPDAEIRMRIHKPSLTPRSVVLYLHGGGWVLGGLDSHDSMARNLAKSSGATIVMAEYRKAPEHPFPVPVDDSWAAFEWMVENREVVAAPEAAMYVAGDSAGGNLAAVVAHRSRDTGVGKLAGQILIYPVVDHDLTRPSYLAPENQTLLPVEAMEYFWGHYLQDPFGRSHPEASPLKREDLSGLPPALIITAEHDVLRDEGEHYARALSAAGVDVELHRWQGQMHGFIQMVGILPASLEVTELIASRISENEKVESEA encoded by the coding sequence ATGGCCCTCGATGAAGCGACAACCGCACTTTTGCGCGCAGCACAAAATTCGGAAGCGGTTCCGTTCCACTCGCTTAGCCCGGTCGAAGCGAGGCGTCAGACTTCCGCCCGAGGTGCGTTGGCAGCGCCCGGTCCCGAGCTTGAAGAGACGCGTGACCTCCTTCTTTCTGTGGCGCCGGATGCGGAGATCCGGATGCGCATCCACAAGCCGAGCCTGACTCCGAGGTCCGTGGTGCTGTACCTTCACGGCGGCGGTTGGGTTCTCGGGGGTCTCGACTCGCACGATTCGATGGCACGTAACCTGGCCAAAAGCTCGGGTGCCACGATCGTCATGGCCGAATACAGAAAGGCTCCGGAACACCCCTTCCCGGTACCTGTCGACGATTCGTGGGCGGCTTTTGAATGGATGGTTGAAAACCGTGAAGTCGTGGCCGCACCCGAGGCAGCCATGTATGTTGCTGGCGACAGCGCGGGTGGAAACCTGGCAGCCGTCGTGGCGCACCGTTCCCGGGACACCGGGGTGGGCAAGCTCGCCGGCCAGATCCTGATCTATCCGGTGGTGGACCACGATCTGACTCGGCCGAGCTACCTTGCGCCGGAGAACCAGACGCTGCTTCCGGTGGAAGCCATGGAGTACTTCTGGGGGCACTACCTGCAAGATCCTTTCGGGCGGAGCCACCCGGAGGCTTCACCGCTCAAACGCGAAGATCTTTCCGGGCTTCCCCCGGCACTAATCATTACCGCGGAGCATGACGTGCTTCGTGATGAGGGAGAGCACTACGCGCGTGCGCTGTCAGCAGCCGGTGTCGACGTCGAGTTGCACCGGTGGCAGGGACAAATGCATGGGTTTATTCAAATGGTGGGAATACTGCCAGCAAGTTTAGAAGTGACAGAACTGATTGCGAGTCGCATCAGCGAAAACGAAAAAGTAGAAAGTGAGGCCTAA
- a CDS encoding NAD(P)/FAD-dependent oxidoreductase, with protein sequence MRPNVRLPDEVDVLVVGAGFSGLYMLHKLRGIGMEAVALEKGDGVGGTWYWNRYPGARCDVESPYYSYSFDADLEQEWEWTERYPAQPELLRYLNHVADRFDLRKDISFETTAVSAIFDEVSDVWTVTTVGPEGGQVTRARYCVMATGCLSSARMPDIPGLESFEGNLLHTGMWPHEEVDFTGQRVGVIGTGSSGIQAIPVIASQAENLQVFQRTPNFSVPAFNGPIDQEWVKGIKADYPALRERSRHTTMGIPYQRRDQSAMEVSAEERQRIFEHHWPKGGFRISSCFNDLIRNKESNDALATFVRGKIDEMVDDPKIAELLKPQDHPITAKRICVDTDYYATYNRDNVDLVDVKSDPIQEITARGIQTAGKHFELDTIVVATGFDAMTGAMLRMDIRGRGGASLREHWDAGARTYLGLAVAGFPNMFTIAGPGSPSVLSNMVTSIEQHVEWIAEHLSYLAERGCASSEANTVAEDEWVEHVRELSEKTLFPSANSWYLGANVPGKPRVFMPYVGGVGTYRAHCEDIAARDYEGFLIK encoded by the coding sequence GTGAGGCCTAACGTGCGTTTGCCAGATGAAGTCGATGTATTGGTTGTTGGCGCCGGATTCTCCGGTCTATACATGCTCCATAAGCTTCGGGGAATCGGCATGGAGGCCGTGGCCCTCGAAAAGGGCGACGGCGTGGGTGGTACCTGGTACTGGAACCGGTACCCGGGTGCCCGCTGCGATGTTGAAAGCCCCTACTACTCATACTCCTTTGATGCGGACCTGGAACAGGAATGGGAATGGACCGAACGTTACCCCGCGCAGCCTGAACTGCTTCGCTACCTTAACCATGTGGCCGATCGCTTCGATCTCCGGAAGGACATTTCCTTCGAAACGACGGCAGTATCCGCGATTTTCGACGAGGTTTCCGATGTCTGGACGGTGACCACCGTCGGGCCGGAGGGCGGCCAGGTGACTCGTGCTAGGTACTGCGTCATGGCGACCGGTTGCCTGTCCTCGGCCCGCATGCCGGATATCCCGGGTCTTGAATCGTTCGAGGGCAACTTGTTGCACACGGGAATGTGGCCTCACGAAGAGGTCGACTTCACCGGCCAGCGCGTCGGGGTTATCGGAACCGGTTCTTCGGGCATCCAGGCAATCCCGGTGATTGCCTCGCAGGCCGAGAACCTCCAGGTCTTCCAGCGGACCCCGAACTTCTCGGTTCCCGCCTTCAACGGACCGATTGACCAGGAGTGGGTCAAGGGAATCAAGGCCGATTACCCGGCACTGCGTGAACGCTCCCGACACACGACCATGGGCATTCCATACCAAAGGCGCGACCAGTCGGCCATGGAGGTCAGCGCGGAAGAGCGCCAGCGGATCTTTGAGCACCACTGGCCCAAGGGTGGATTCAGGATCTCTTCCTGCTTCAATGACCTCATCCGGAACAAGGAATCCAACGACGCACTTGCCACGTTCGTCCGGGGCAAGATCGACGAAATGGTGGATGACCCGAAAATCGCGGAACTCCTCAAGCCCCAGGACCACCCGATCACCGCAAAACGCATCTGCGTCGACACCGACTACTACGCGACCTATAACAGGGACAACGTAGATCTTGTAGACGTCAAGAGCGACCCGATCCAGGAAATCACGGCCCGTGGAATCCAGACGGCCGGCAAGCACTTTGAGCTGGATACGATCGTCGTGGCCACCGGTTTCGATGCCATGACCGGAGCCATGCTCCGCATGGATATCCGTGGACGCGGCGGCGCCTCATTGCGTGAACACTGGGACGCGGGAGCCCGCACCTACCTGGGCCTTGCGGTTGCCGGTTTCCCCAACATGTTCACAATTGCCGGACCCGGCAGCCCCAGCGTGCTGAGCAACATGGTCACCTCCATTGAGCAGCACGTCGAGTGGATCGCCGAGCACTTGTCTTACCTGGCTGAGCGGGGATGCGCTAGTTCCGAGGCCAACACCGTCGCAGAGGACGAATGGGTTGAGCATGTCCGCGAGCTTTCGGAAAAAACCCTGTTCCCAAGCGCCAACTCCTGGTACCTGGGCGCAAACGTTCCGGGCAAGCCTCGGGTGTTCATGCCCTACGTCGGCGGTGTCGGAACGTACCGGGCGCACTGTGAAGACATTGCCGCCCGCGACTATGAAGGATTCTTGATCAAATAG
- a CDS encoding ABC transporter substrate-binding protein, translating into MFESRKNGTTFGDPRMLGYEVSRRSLLRYVGLGAAALGSVPLLAACGGGAEATKGLTKFSVGSFPGDSYFLDTVNLANKDYGRHGLDTPKHLTPQSGVQSFQLMVAGALDGNASDSMLLMATHANSTKGKRPVLIGFRTAETSYGIVGGKDFKAPGADASFEDKMQSLKGKKVGVTSVGSGSDLQLKLALETAGMKYGDVTVLGVGTTAQGITNLQQNRIDAYVTVQWTSTRFAAQEAGGSIIIDFAEQNVPDIMRNQAVLAIGVREEMALQQPELVQNWLACQEDANKWIIDNQKAAADLLNTTGLGGKAPEIAAAYIEHYATAIAPRIQPMFKAKKETVEHMAILAERFGSVQKGDIVYESLVPEFARA; encoded by the coding sequence ATGTTTGAGTCAAGGAAAAACGGAACGACTTTTGGGGATCCGCGGATGTTGGGCTACGAAGTCTCGCGCCGATCGCTGTTACGGTATGTCGGACTTGGCGCTGCCGCGCTTGGCTCCGTCCCGTTGCTGGCGGCCTGCGGGGGAGGGGCCGAAGCCACCAAGGGCCTCACTAAATTCTCGGTTGGATCTTTCCCCGGGGATTCCTATTTTCTTGATACCGTCAATCTGGCCAACAAGGACTATGGCAGGCACGGCCTGGACACTCCCAAGCACCTGACCCCGCAAAGCGGCGTCCAATCGTTCCAGCTGATGGTGGCAGGCGCCCTCGACGGGAACGCCTCCGATTCGATGCTGTTGATGGCGACCCATGCGAACAGCACCAAGGGTAAGCGTCCGGTGCTCATCGGTTTCCGCACCGCGGAGACTTCCTACGGAATCGTCGGCGGCAAGGATTTCAAGGCTCCGGGTGCCGATGCGAGCTTTGAGGACAAGATGCAGTCGCTGAAGGGAAAGAAAGTCGGCGTTACGAGCGTTGGTTCGGGCAGTGACCTGCAGCTGAAGCTCGCCCTCGAGACGGCCGGAATGAAATACGGCGACGTGACGGTGCTGGGCGTCGGTACCACCGCCCAGGGGATCACGAACCTGCAGCAGAATCGCATCGATGCCTACGTCACCGTCCAGTGGACCTCGACTCGCTTTGCTGCCCAGGAAGCCGGCGGGAGCATCATCATTGATTTCGCGGAGCAGAATGTGCCCGATATTATGCGCAACCAGGCGGTACTTGCGATCGGTGTCCGCGAGGAAATGGCGTTGCAGCAGCCGGAGCTCGTCCAGAACTGGCTGGCGTGCCAGGAAGACGCCAATAAGTGGATCATCGATAACCAAAAGGCTGCAGCCGACCTGCTGAACACCACCGGACTCGGTGGCAAGGCACCTGAAATCGCTGCGGCATACATCGAGCACTACGCCACGGCCATTGCCCCGAGGATTCAGCCGATGTTCAAGGCCAAGAAGGAAACCGTTGAACACATGGCAATACTTGCCGAGCGTTTTGGCAGCGTCCAGAAGGGTGACATCGTGTATGAATCGCTGGTACCCGAATTTGCGCGGGCATAG
- a CDS encoding GntR family transcriptional regulator: MTTGPNNFVAPATLGEAVAAQLRSEIATGTLPPGAPVRDAEIAARLGVSITPVRESIAVLISEGLIDVLPNKRRQVTTLTQRQAEELMDALGALLTIGLYRIDGKTQDIEPLRKIMLKIGEGIAHPETRPPEGGPVTQMVNEIFALAGNSELRALSQGLVIRSSARISLYPYKHLAPLWNAAFTEIAELLPDTKAAAVKVSEFFELLVATMSTERTPDQVVTLA, from the coding sequence ATGACAACCGGGCCAAACAACTTCGTCGCACCAGCGACTCTCGGCGAAGCCGTTGCCGCGCAGCTCAGGAGTGAGATCGCCACGGGTACGCTCCCTCCGGGAGCACCCGTGAGGGATGCGGAAATTGCCGCGAGGCTGGGCGTCAGCATCACCCCGGTTCGAGAATCAATTGCGGTTCTCATCTCAGAAGGACTGATCGACGTCCTGCCCAACAAGCGCCGGCAGGTCACAACCCTCACCCAGCGCCAGGCGGAAGAACTCATGGATGCGTTGGGCGCACTTCTCACAATCGGGCTATACAGGATTGACGGAAAAACCCAAGACATCGAGCCCTTGCGAAAAATCATGCTGAAAATTGGCGAGGGCATTGCGCATCCCGAGACACGCCCACCCGAGGGTGGTCCTGTCACGCAAATGGTCAACGAGATATTCGCACTCGCCGGCAATTCGGAACTGCGAGCACTGTCCCAGGGTCTCGTGATCCGCAGTAGCGCCAGGATCTCCCTTTACCCGTACAAACACCTTGCACCCCTCTGGAATGCCGCATTTACGGAAATAGCTGAATTGCTTCCCGACACCAAGGCGGCCGCCGTCAAGGTCTCCGAATTCTTTGAGCTGCTGGTGGCCACAATGTCCACCGAGCGGACTCCGGATCAGGTGGTCACGTTGGCCTAG